The Streptococcaceae bacterium ESL0687 genome has a segment encoding these proteins:
- a CDS encoding Stp1/IreP family PP2C-type Ser/Thr phosphatase has translation MKFTVLTDVGIKRVTNQDFADVYTNKQGQKIFILADGMGGHAAGNVASRLAVEDLGKLWQDTNFSSNHARDEISDWLVEKISVENQNIADLGRLDDFKGMGTTLEIVIVLDSDLISAHVGDSRTQIIRDNHLIKVTRDHSLVQELLDAGELTEEEAENHPNKNIVTKSIGQQTFLEPDINIVPVEAGDYILLSSDGLTNMVAKDEIIQVVEGPETIENKAEHLIELANNYGGHDNVTVILLEIDKGAC, from the coding sequence ATGAAATTTACAGTACTTACGGATGTCGGCATTAAGCGTGTTACCAATCAAGATTTTGCTGACGTTTATACTAATAAGCAAGGACAAAAGATTTTTATATTAGCTGATGGAATGGGAGGCCACGCTGCAGGTAATGTGGCCAGCCGTCTTGCTGTTGAGGATTTAGGTAAATTATGGCAGGATACTAATTTTTCTAGTAATCATGCTAGAGATGAAATTTCAGATTGGCTGGTTGAAAAAATATCAGTTGAAAATCAAAATATTGCAGACCTTGGTCGCCTAGATGACTTTAAGGGAATGGGAACAACGCTTGAAATTGTAATTGTTCTTGATTCTGATTTAATCTCAGCCCATGTAGGAGACAGTAGAACGCAAATTATTCGTGACAATCATTTGATTAAGGTTACAAGAGACCACTCTCTTGTTCAGGAGCTTTTAGATGCTGGAGAGCTTACTGAGGAAGAAGCTGAAAATCATCCCAATAAAAATATTGTAACTAAAAGTATTGGCCAGCAAACATTTTTAGAACCTGATATTAACATTGTACCTGTAGAAGCTGGCGACTACATTCTTTTGAGTAGTGACGGTTTGACTAACATGGTAGCAAAAGATGAGATCATTCAGGTGGTCGAAGGACCAGAAACCATTGAAAACAAGGCAGAGCATTTAATTGAGCTTGCAAATAATTATGGTGGGCATGATAATGTTACTGTTATCCTGCTTGAGATTGATAAGGGGGCTTGTTAG
- the pknB gene encoding Stk1 family PASTA domain-containing Ser/Thr kinase, with translation MIQVGKLFAERYLVMKEIGRGGMANVYLAEDTFLDNRLVAIKVLRSNLENDSIAIARFQREAYAMSELNHPNIVGISDVGDVDGQQYIVMEYVDGVTLKQYIKEHAPLSNDEAIHYISQILSAMKLAHERGIIHRDLKPQNILISKSGDAKVTDFGIAMAFAETSLTQTNSMFGSIHYLSPEQARGAKATVQSDIYAMGIILYEMLTGDVPFDGDSAVTIALQHFQKPLPSIININKNVPQALENVVIKATAKDLSDRYQNVSEMLKDVATSTSLDRKDEKKLVFTKEEEEDETKVLPKMVIDKSDTEELVKKVSTDTNKVKAQEEAAPASRAKGKKKTGWIIGSVAAAILALIIGLVIFTTPKDIKIPQVSGMTVDQAKEAISKSGLKVGNIKEEPNDSYDKNQVIRTNPTIGTTKKEGSSVDIYVSLGKGIIEMPDYVSKGFTYDDAVADLARLGISESRIIKKSVTSDKDEDVIISQNPTKGGYFDKNSSDSITLEVSNGGKTSNMVGLVEKSLSEAKKLLITMGVPEANIQLVEIKTINPKDTSNPVTYQSIDVGTPFNPKKVKIELHYNSYDAQAAAEAEKKAKEEAAKKELEDAKEAAKTTINGLSNLSDAEKNNFISSVDKATSTGDVDSALKEAQKKDDDYKKKDDEAKLASAKVAAKSTIDGLSNLSAAEKTSFKVSVDNAKTTDTIDSVVKDAQAANAKANTNTSSSSSNN, from the coding sequence ATGATTCAAGTAGGCAAATTATTTGCTGAGCGCTATTTAGTAATGAAGGAAATCGGCCGTGGAGGGATGGCAAATGTCTACCTGGCCGAGGATACTTTTTTAGATAATCGGCTTGTAGCCATTAAAGTTCTAAGGTCTAACTTAGAAAATGATAGCATTGCTATCGCCCGCTTCCAAAGGGAAGCCTATGCCATGTCAGAATTAAATCACCCAAATATCGTTGGAATTAGTGACGTGGGTGATGTTGATGGCCAGCAGTACATCGTTATGGAATATGTTGACGGGGTAACTTTAAAACAGTACATTAAAGAACATGCTCCCCTTTCAAATGATGAGGCCATCCACTATATCAGCCAAATTTTATCGGCAATGAAACTTGCCCATGAGCGTGGTATTATCCACCGGGACCTTAAGCCTCAAAATATTTTGATAAGTAAAAGCGGTGATGCTAAAGTTACAGACTTTGGAATTGCCATGGCCTTTGCTGAAACAAGCCTTACTCAGACTAACAGTATGTTTGGAAGTATCCACTACCTATCACCTGAGCAGGCCCGTGGAGCTAAGGCAACCGTTCAAAGTGACATCTATGCCATGGGTATCATTTTATATGAAATGCTTACAGGTGATGTTCCCTTTGACGGAGACAGTGCAGTTACTATTGCCCTGCAGCACTTCCAAAAACCTCTACCATCTATCATAAATATCAATAAAAATGTTCCCCAGGCCTTAGAAAATGTGGTTATCAAGGCTACAGCCAAGGACCTGTCGGACCGCTATCAAAATGTATCTGAAATGCTCAAAGATGTAGCAACTTCGACCTCTTTGGACCGTAAGGATGAAAAGAAATTAGTCTTTACCAAGGAAGAGGAAGAGGATGAAACCAAGGTTCTACCTAAAATGGTGATTGATAAGAGCGATACTGAGGAATTGGTTAAAAAGGTTAGTACAGATACTAATAAGGTCAAGGCTCAGGAAGAGGCAGCACCTGCTTCAAGGGCCAAAGGTAAGAAGAAAACTGGCTGGATTATTGGTTCTGTTGCAGCTGCAATTTTGGCTCTGATTATTGGTCTTGTAATTTTTACAACACCAAAGGACATTAAGATTCCTCAGGTTAGCGGAATGACTGTTGATCAGGCCAAGGAGGCCATCAGTAAGTCAGGTCTTAAGGTGGGTAATATCAAAGAAGAGCCTAATGATAGCTATGATAAAAATCAGGTTATCAGAACCAATCCTACTATTGGAACAACTAAAAAAGAAGGTTCATCAGTAGATATCTATGTATCTCTAGGTAAGGGAATCATTGAAATGCCTGACTATGTTTCAAAAGGTTTTACCTATGATGATGCAGTAGCAGATCTTGCCCGCTTGGGGATTTCTGAGTCGCGCATTATTAAAAAATCTGTAACTAGTGACAAGGATGAAGATGTAATTATCAGCCAAAATCCTACCAAGGGTGGTTACTTTGATAAAAATTCAAGTGATTCAATAACCCTTGAGGTAAGTAATGGTGGTAAAACTTCAAATATGGTAGGTCTTGTTGAAAAGTCGCTCTCGGAGGCTAAAAAATTGCTTATTACTATGGGAGTACCAGAAGCTAATATCCAATTAGTAGAAATTAAAACTATTAATCCAAAAGATACTTCAAATCCTGTTACCTACCAAAGTATTGATGTAGGTACACCTTTCAATCCGAAGAAGGTTAAGATTGAACTTCATTATAATAGTTATGATGCGCAAGCTGCAGCGGAAGCTGAGAAAAAGGCCAAGGAAGAAGCGGCTAAAAAAGAGCTTGAAGATGCTAAAGAAGCAGCCAAGACTACTATAAATGGCCTAAGTAATTTAAGTGATGCAGAAAAGAATAACTTTATTTCTTCAGTCGATAAGGCGACATCAACCGGTGATGTTGATTCTGCCCTTAAAGAGGCTCAGAAAAAAGATGATGATTACAAGAAAAAAGATGATGAAGCAAAACTTGCAAGTGCCAAGGTGGCAGCTAAATCAACAATTGATGGCTTAAGTAACCTATCAGCTGCTGAAAAAACAAGCTTTAAGGTTTCAGTTGATAATGCGAAAACTACTGATACCATTGATTCAGTAGTTAAAGATGCCCAAGCAGCCAATGCCAAGGCAAATACAAACACAAGTTCTAGTTCTTCTAATAACTAG
- the leuC gene encoding 3-isopropylmalate dehydratase large subunit translates to MGQAIFDKLWDRHVITGEVGEPQLLYVDQHFIHEVTSPQAFSGMRENGRKLRRPELTFGTTDHNVPTVDIFNIQDLISKNQIETFAKNVEDFGVDAAVHGSKLQGIVHMVGPETGRSQPGKIVVCGDSHTATHGAFGAIAFGIGTSEVEHVFATQTIWQVKPKKMKIEFTGKAPKGIYAKDYILALIARYGVDAGVGYAVEFAGEAISDLEMEERMTICNMAIEFGAKIGLMNPDAKTYAYVAGREKAPQNMDAAIADWETLVSDPDASYDKVITIEVDKLAPMVTWGTNPEMAVEYTEALPEVLDFNDERAYSYMDLNPGQKVSDIDLGYVFIGSCTNARLSDLILAANIVKGKKVADKLTAIVVPGSRPVKKAAEEMGLDKIFMDAGFEWREPGCSMCLGMNPDHVPQGVHCASTSNRNFEGRQGHGARTHLCSPAMAALAALNGKFVDAREAI, encoded by the coding sequence ATGGGACAAGCAATATTTGATAAACTATGGGACAGACATGTGATTACAGGGGAAGTCGGTGAACCTCAACTTCTTTATGTGGACCAACATTTTATCCATGAGGTTACAAGTCCTCAGGCCTTTTCAGGAATGAGGGAAAACGGGCGTAAATTGAGAAGGCCAGAGCTGACCTTTGGAACAACCGACCACAATGTACCAACCGTTGATATTTTTAACATTCAAGATTTGATTTCTAAAAATCAGATTGAAACTTTTGCCAAAAATGTTGAAGATTTTGGTGTTGATGCAGCTGTCCACGGTAGTAAACTTCAAGGGATTGTCCACATGGTAGGACCTGAAACAGGCCGCAGTCAACCAGGAAAGATTGTAGTTTGCGGGGATTCTCATACAGCAACCCACGGAGCCTTTGGAGCCATTGCCTTTGGTATTGGAACTAGTGAGGTTGAACATGTCTTTGCCACTCAAACCATCTGGCAGGTGAAACCTAAAAAGATGAAAATTGAATTTACCGGAAAAGCTCCTAAAGGAATTTATGCCAAGGACTATATTCTAGCTCTTATTGCCCGTTACGGTGTTGATGCAGGTGTTGGTTATGCCGTGGAGTTTGCTGGTGAGGCAATTTCAGACCTTGAAATGGAAGAGCGAATGACCATCTGTAACATGGCCATTGAGTTTGGGGCAAAAATCGGCCTAATGAATCCTGATGCTAAAACTTATGCCTATGTAGCTGGTAGGGAAAAGGCCCCTCAAAATATGGATGCAGCCATTGCTGACTGGGAAACTCTAGTTAGTGATCCAGATGCAAGTTACGACAAGGTAATTACAATTGAGGTTGATAAACTTGCTCCTATGGTAACTTGGGGTACAAATCCTGAGATGGCTGTTGAGTATACAGAAGCTCTACCAGAGGTTCTCGATTTTAATGATGAGCGTGCTTATTCATACATGGATCTAAATCCTGGGCAAAAGGTAAGTGATATTGATCTTGGTTATGTTTTTATAGGTTCTTGTACCAATGCCAGACTATCTGACTTGATCCTAGCAGCAAATATTGTTAAAGGTAAGAAGGTAGCTGATAAACTTACAGCCATTGTGGTGCCAGGAAGTCGTCCTGTTAAGAAGGCTGCAGAGGAAATGGGACTTGATAAGATTTTTATGGATGCAGGCTTTGAATGGAGGGAACCAGGTTGTTCTATGTGTCTGGGAATGAATCCCGACCATGTTCCCCAAGGAGTACACTGTGCAAGTACAAGTAATAGGAACTTTGAAGGTCGTCAGGGTCACGGAGCTAGGACTCACCTTTGTAGTCCAGCCATGGCAGCCCTAGCTGCCCTTAACGGAAAATTTGTTGATGCAAGGGAGGCAATCTAA
- the leuD gene encoding 3-isopropylmalate dehydratase small subunit, which translates to MDKFTVYTGKTVPLMNDNIDTDQIIPKQFLKATDKVGFGKNMFFEWRYLEDGKRENPDFILNQPDYKEASILITGDNFGSGSSREHAAWAIKDYGFQVIVAGSYSDIFYNNALKNGILPIVLDLDSRKELAGITSSTELVVDLPQQKIILGDKEFTFDIDAEWKRKLVNGLDDIGLTLEYEDLISQYEKNRPSYWVEAGI; encoded by the coding sequence ATGGATAAATTTACAGTCTATACGGGAAAAACAGTTCCTCTTATGAATGATAATATTGATACTGACCAGATCATTCCCAAACAATTTTTGAAGGCTACTGATAAGGTTGGTTTTGGTAAAAATATGTTCTTTGAATGGCGTTATCTTGAAGATGGCAAAAGGGAAAATCCTGACTTTATCCTAAACCAGCCAGACTATAAGGAAGCAAGTATTTTAATTACAGGGGATAACTTTGGTTCTGGATCAAGTCGTGAGCATGCGGCTTGGGCCATTAAGGATTACGGCTTCCAGGTAATTGTGGCAGGTTCTTACTCAGATATTTTCTATAATAATGCCCTGAAAAATGGAATTCTACCGATTGTTTTGGATTTAGATAGCCGTAAGGAATTGGCTGGAATCACAAGTTCCACAGAGCTTGTAGTTGATTTGCCCCAGCAAAAAATTATTCTAGGAGACAAGGAATTCACTTTTGATATCGATGCTGAGTGGAAACGAAAACTTGTTAACGGTTTGGATGACATTGGTCTTACCCTTGAGTATGAGGATTTAATTAGCCAGTATGAAAAAAATAGGCCAAGTTACTGGGTTGAAGCAGGTATTTAA
- the lysS gene encoding lysine--tRNA ligase, producing the protein MLVRREKMEGLREAGLDPFGQRFDRTHLSGDLHKEFGELTKEELNEKNLTATVAGRLMTKRGKGKVSFAHLQDRKGQIQIYVRKDAVGDEDYEIFKKADLGDFYGVTGQIMKTDMGELSIKAEKLTMLSKSLRPLPEKYHGLTDVETIYRKRYLDLISNRESFNRFTTRSRIISEIRRYMDSQNFLEVETPTLHNEAGGASARPFETHHNALDMDMVLRIALELHLKRLIVGGMENVYEIGRVFRNEGVDTTHNPEFTMLEAYSAYADFEDIMDLTEGIFRHLGKTVIDSDVVNYQGQEINIGKAFNRIHMVEAIKEQTGVDFFAPMTLEEATEVAKKHNVTVEKHFTVGHIINAFFEDFVEETLVQPTFVFGHPVEISPLAKKNARDPRFTDRFELFITGKEFANAFTELNDPIDQLERFKAQAAAKELGDDEATGIDYDYVEALEYGMPPTGGLGIGIDRLVMFFTDAASIRDVLLFPTMR; encoded by the coding sequence ATGCTTGTCCGCCGTGAAAAGATGGAAGGCTTACGTGAAGCTGGACTTGATCCTTTTGGGCAACGTTTTGACCGTACACATCTATCAGGTGACCTACATAAAGAATTTGGGGAGCTTACTAAGGAAGAGCTTAACGAAAAAAATCTTACAGCAACTGTTGCTGGGCGTCTGATGACCAAGCGTGGTAAGGGTAAAGTATCATTTGCCCACTTACAAGACCGCAAAGGACAAATTCAAATTTACGTTCGTAAGGATGCTGTTGGAGATGAAGATTACGAAATCTTCAAAAAAGCTGACCTTGGTGACTTCTACGGGGTTACTGGTCAAATCATGAAGACTGACATGGGTGAGCTTTCAATCAAGGCTGAAAAGCTTACTATGCTTTCTAAGTCACTTCGCCCACTTCCTGAGAAATACCACGGGCTTACTGACGTTGAAACAATCTACCGTAAACGTTACCTAGACCTTATTTCTAACCGTGAAAGCTTCAACCGTTTCACTACTCGTAGCCGTATTATTTCAGAAATCCGTCGCTACATGGACAGCCAAAACTTCCTTGAAGTTGAAACTCCAACCCTTCACAACGAGGCTGGTGGAGCAAGTGCTCGTCCTTTTGAAACTCACCACAATGCCCTTGATATGGACATGGTCCTTCGTATTGCCCTTGAGCTTCACCTTAAACGTCTAATCGTTGGTGGTATGGAAAATGTTTACGAAATCGGTCGTGTTTTCCGTAACGAAGGTGTGGATACTACCCACAACCCTGAGTTCACAATGCTTGAAGCATACTCTGCCTATGCTGACTTTGAGGATATCATGGATCTTACTGAAGGAATCTTTAGACACCTTGGAAAAACAGTTATTGACTCAGATGTCGTTAACTACCAGGGTCAAGAGATTAACATTGGTAAAGCCTTCAACCGTATCCACATGGTAGAAGCTATTAAAGAGCAAACTGGAGTTGACTTCTTTGCCCCAATGACTCTTGAAGAAGCTACTGAAGTGGCTAAAAAACACAATGTTACTGTTGAAAAACACTTTACAGTTGGGCACATCATCAATGCCTTCTTTGAAGACTTCGTTGAGGAAACTCTTGTTCAACCGACATTTGTTTTTGGTCACCCAGTAGAAATTTCACCACTTGCTAAGAAAAATGCTCGTGACCCACGCTTCACTGACCGTTTTGAGCTATTCATCACTGGTAAAGAGTTCGCTAATGCCTTCACTGAGCTTAACGATCCAATCGATCAGCTTGAACGTTTCAAAGCCCAAGCCGCTGCCAAAGAACTTGGTGACGACGAAGCAACTGGAATCGACTACGACTATGTTGAGGCCCTTGAATACGGTATGCCACCAACAGGTGGACTAGGAATCGGTATCGACCGTCTTGTAATGTTCTTTACAGACGCTGCATCAATCCGTGACGTTCTTCTATTCCCAACAATGCGTTAA
- a CDS encoding 2-isopropylmalate synthase, which produces MKKIEFLDTSLRDGEQTPGVNFSIDEKINIAKQLEKWGVSAIEAGFPAASPDSFEAVSQIAKIMTKTAVTGLARCVKGDIDRAAEALKDAKYPQVHVFIATSPVHMEYKLKMTEDEVIKSIAHHVSYARTLFDVVEFSPEDATRTERDFLLRAVQTAVDNGATYINIPDTVGYTVPEEFGEIFKYLIENIKSDRKIIFSPHCHDDLGMATANTLAAVKNGAGRVEGTVNGIGERAGNAALEEVAVALHIRSDYYQATSDIVLSRTKATSDMVASYSGLSVPKNKAVIGGNAFAHESGIHQDGVLKNPETYEIITPELVGIKFNSLPLGKLSGRHAFKEKLKELEFDFTEEELTGYFADFKKLADKKKEITDEDIRALILGQSLADNEIILEDIELNYESNGRQDVKISLFDKENDQKAEVKAQGLGSIEAIFNAIDKYFGQKMFLESYEIEAITSGRDAQAEVQVNVKNPRTGDYFSSKGIDYDVLKASAQAYIRASSFVRDEKVKGA; this is translated from the coding sequence ATGAAAAAAATTGAATTTCTTGATACCAGTCTTAGGGACGGTGAGCAGACACCTGGGGTAAATTTTTCAATTGATGAAAAAATTAATATTGCCAAGCAACTTGAAAAATGGGGTGTTTCAGCTATTGAGGCAGGTTTTCCAGCAGCAAGTCCTGATAGTTTTGAGGCTGTGTCTCAGATAGCAAAAATCATGACCAAAACAGCAGTTACAGGTCTTGCCCGCTGTGTTAAAGGGGACATTGACCGAGCAGCAGAAGCCCTAAAAGATGCTAAGTACCCTCAAGTCCATGTCTTTATTGCGACAAGTCCTGTTCATATGGAATACAAACTAAAGATGACAGAAGATGAGGTTATTAAAAGTATTGCCCATCACGTAAGTTACGCAAGGACACTTTTTGATGTTGTAGAATTCTCTCCTGAAGATGCTACAAGGACAGAGAGGGACTTTCTTCTAAGGGCAGTCCAGACGGCAGTCGATAATGGAGCAACCTACATTAATATTCCAGATACAGTCGGCTATACTGTTCCAGAGGAATTTGGTGAAATTTTTAAATACCTGATTGAAAATATCAAGTCTGACCGAAAAATCATCTTTAGCCCTCATTGTCATGATGACCTTGGGATGGCTACAGCCAATACACTTGCAGCAGTTAAGAACGGGGCTGGTCGTGTTGAAGGAACAGTTAACGGAATTGGTGAGAGGGCAGGGAATGCAGCCCTTGAAGAGGTGGCAGTTGCCCTACATATTAGATCAGACTATTATCAAGCTACCAGTGATATTGTCCTAAGTAGAACCAAGGCCACAAGTGACATGGTAGCAAGTTATTCAGGACTTTCAGTTCCTAAGAACAAGGCTGTAATTGGTGGTAATGCCTTTGCCCATGAAAGTGGTATCCACCAGGACGGAGTCCTAAAAAATCCTGAGACTTATGAAATCATTACACCAGAACTTGTTGGAATTAAATTTAACTCACTACCTCTTGGAAAACTGTCAGGACGTCATGCCTTTAAGGAAAAACTTAAGGAACTTGAATTTGACTTTACAGAAGAAGAACTTACAGGATATTTTGCAGACTTTAAAAAACTTGCTGATAAGAAAAAAGAAATTACTGATGAGGATATCAGAGCCCTAATCCTTGGTCAAAGTTTAGCTGATAATGAAATTATTCTTGAAGATATTGAGCTTAACTATGAATCAAATGGAAGACAGGATGTTAAAATTTCTCTTTTCGACAAGGAAAATGATCAAAAGGCTGAGGTTAAAGCCCAAGGTCTAGGAAGTATTGAAGCTATCTTTAATGCTATTGACAAGTACTTTGGTCAAAAAATGTTCCTAGAGTCTTATGAAATTGAAGCCATAACAAGTGGTCGTGATGCCCAGGCTGAAGTTCAAGTTAATGTTAAAAATCCAAGAACAGGAGATTACTTCTCATCTAAGGGAATTGACTATGATGTTTTGAAGGCAAGTGCCCAAGCATATATTAGGGCTAGCTCTTTTGTAAGGGATGAGAAAGTTAAGGGGGCATAA
- the leuB gene encoding 3-isopropylmalate dehydrogenase — translation MKKKIAVLAGDGIGPEIMAAGLEVLEAVAQRNDFNYQLEDLDFGGAAIDKTGDPLPQETLDSLKEVDAILLAAIGHPKYNDAKIRPEQGLLKLRQDLGLFANIRPVKIFEELKRLSPLKAEIIEGVDFTVVRELTGGIYFGEHKLEENEARDVNEYTADEIRRIMKVAFEMAEKRGGLVTSVDKQNVLATSKLWRKVADEVALDYPQVRLEHQLVDSLAMLMITNPSKFDVIVTENLFGDILSDEASVLPGSLGVMPSASHSEKGPSLYEPIHGSAPDIAGLGLANPVSMILSVAMMLDESFGLKDAAADIEKAVEKTFAQGIFTRDLGGHASTEEMTTAIISNL, via the coding sequence ATGAAAAAGAAAATAGCAGTTTTAGCAGGGGACGGAATTGGACCTGAAATCATGGCAGCAGGGCTTGAGGTATTAGAAGCAGTTGCCCAAAGAAATGATTTTAACTACCAACTTGAAGATCTTGATTTTGGGGGAGCAGCCATTGATAAGACAGGAGACCCACTACCCCAAGAAACTCTTGATAGCTTAAAGGAAGTGGATGCGATTTTACTTGCAGCCATCGGTCATCCCAAATATAATGATGCAAAAATTCGTCCAGAGCAGGGACTTTTAAAGCTCAGACAGGATCTTGGTCTATTTGCAAACATCAGGCCAGTTAAAATTTTTGAAGAACTTAAAAGATTGTCACCACTAAAGGCTGAAATCATTGAAGGAGTTGATTTCACAGTGGTAAGAGAGCTTACTGGAGGAATTTACTTTGGTGAGCACAAGCTTGAAGAAAATGAAGCGCGTGATGTTAATGAATATACGGCTGATGAAATTAGAAGAATCATGAAGGTGGCCTTTGAAATGGCTGAAAAACGCGGTGGTCTTGTAACCAGTGTTGACAAGCAAAATGTGCTAGCAACCAGTAAACTTTGGCGAAAGGTTGCTGATGAGGTAGCCTTAGACTATCCCCAGGTAAGATTAGAGCATCAATTGGTCGACAGCTTGGCCATGCTGATGATTACAAATCCCAGCAAATTTGATGTCATTGTGACTGAAAATCTTTTTGGAGATATTCTATCTGATGAGGCTAGTGTTCTGCCAGGAAGCTTAGGAGTTATGCCTTCAGCCAGCCATTCAGAAAAGGGACCAAGTCTTTATGAACCGATACACGGAAGTGCACCAGATATAGCAGGTCTTGGTCTTGCCAATCCAGTAAGTATGATTTTATCAGTTGCTATGATGCTTGATGAATCCTTTGGTCTTAAGGATGCGGCAGCTGATATTGAAAAAGCAGTCGAAAAAACTTTCGCACAAGGAATCTTCACAAGGGACTTGGGCGGTCATGCTTCGACAGAAGAGATGACAACAGCAATTATTAGTAATTTATGA
- the rsmB gene encoding 16S rRNA (cytosine(967)-C(5))-methyltransferase RsmB, protein MAKNNNPRELALHVLNQVFNEEAYANIALNEALKNSQLSALDKALATNLVYGTISHKLTLEWYLKPFVKKAKKWVKNLLILSLYQIVYMDKIPDSAAVDEAVKIAKRQGDKRLSGFVNGVLRNFLRTPRAQFSDIKKPLDRLSIEYSVPVFLIKKLQDQFGQERTKNILESLNTPSKNSLRVNLAKVDFDEEYEALSKIFEIEKSRLAATALLAKGGNIAASKDFKDGKITIQDESSQLVAPTLEIEGSEKILDACAAPGGKTVHMAEYLKDGHITALDLYDHKLKLINDNAERLGLSDKIITQKLDASKSFEEFGPEVFDKALVDAPCSGIGLIRRKPDIKYRKELEDFTSLQEIQVAILSNVGKTVKKNGIMVYSTCTIFDEENFQVVDRFLQENQDFEQVLIDNDNTNIVKDGCILLTPELYHTDGFFIAKFRKK, encoded by the coding sequence TTGGCCAAGAATAATAATCCAAGGGAATTAGCCCTACATGTCTTAAACCAAGTTTTTAATGAGGAGGCCTATGCTAATATTGCCTTAAATGAGGCCCTTAAAAACTCTCAGCTTTCAGCTCTTGATAAGGCTCTTGCAACCAATTTAGTTTACGGGACTATTAGCCACAAGTTAACCCTTGAATGGTATCTCAAACCTTTTGTTAAAAAGGCTAAAAAATGGGTCAAAAATCTGCTCATCCTTTCACTTTATCAGATTGTTTACATGGACAAGATTCCTGATTCAGCAGCAGTTGATGAGGCCGTGAAAATTGCCAAACGTCAGGGAGACAAGCGCCTATCTGGTTTTGTAAATGGAGTTTTAAGAAACTTCCTCCGAACACCACGCGCTCAGTTTTCAGATATTAAGAAACCACTGGACCGCCTATCAATTGAGTACAGTGTGCCAGTCTTTTTAATTAAAAAGCTCCAAGATCAATTTGGCCAAGAGCGTACAAAAAACATTTTAGAAAGCCTAAATACTCCAAGTAAAAATAGCTTGCGGGTTAACCTGGCTAAGGTCGACTTTGATGAGGAGTACGAAGCTCTGTCTAAAATTTTTGAAATTGAAAAAAGTAGACTTGCAGCAACTGCCCTTCTAGCAAAGGGTGGGAATATTGCAGCTAGTAAGGACTTTAAAGACGGTAAAATTACTATTCAAGATGAGTCAAGCCAGTTGGTTGCGCCAACACTTGAAATTGAAGGTAGTGAAAAAATTCTTGATGCCTGTGCAGCCCCTGGGGGGAAAACAGTTCATATGGCTGAGTACCTGAAAGATGGTCATATTACAGCCCTTGATCTCTATGACCACAAGCTTAAATTAATCAATGATAATGCTGAACGTCTGGGCCTATCTGATAAGATTATCACCCAAAAACTTGACGCCAGCAAGTCCTTTGAAGAATTTGGTCCTGAAGTATTTGATAAGGCGCTCGTTGATGCTCCTTGTAGCGGAATAGGTCTTATCAGAAGAAAGCCTGATATCAAGTACCGTAAGGAATTAGAGGACTTTACAAGCCTTCAAGAGATCCAAGTTGCCATCCTTTCAAATGTTGGAAAAACCGTTAAAAAGAATGGTATAATGGTCTACAGTACATGTACTATTTTCGATGAAGAAAACTTCCAGGTAGTGGATAGATTCTTACAAGAAAATCAGGACTTTGAACAGGTGTTAATAGATAACGACAATACTAATATTGTTAAGGACGGGTGTATTCTACTTACACCAGAACTTTATCATACAGATGGTTTCTTTATTGCTAAATTTAGAAAAAAATAA